The proteins below are encoded in one region of Pontibacter deserti:
- a CDS encoding DinB family protein encodes MEITSIKSFLDYYERIRERTNRVVQVIPPDKIDWSYKPGKFTIADIVRHIAAIERYMYAENVQGKPSCYHGCGKELADGYENIVTYFNAMHQESVEIFSRLSDEDLQRKCVTPGGGEITTWKWLRAMVEHEIHHRAQLYIYLNMLDVKTPPIFGLTAEEVQANSLK; translated from the coding sequence ATGGAAATAACTTCTATAAAGTCATTTCTGGATTATTATGAGCGTATTCGGGAGCGTACGAACCGGGTGGTGCAGGTGATTCCGCCGGATAAAATAGACTGGAGCTATAAACCTGGCAAGTTTACGATTGCAGATATTGTAAGGCACATTGCAGCCATAGAGCGTTACATGTATGCCGAAAACGTACAGGGTAAGCCAAGTTGTTACCACGGTTGCGGAAAAGAACTGGCTGATGGGTATGAGAATATAGTTACTTATTTTAATGCCATGCATCAGGAGTCTGTAGAGATTTTCAGTAGGCTAAGCGATGAAGACCTGCAGCGAAAATGCGTAACTCCTGGTGGCGGAGAAATTACAACCTGGAAATGGCTACGCGCTATGGTTGAGCACGAAATTCACCACAGGGCACAGCTCTATATTTACCTGAATATGCTGGATGTGAAAACACCACCAATTTTTGGGTTAACAGCCGAAGAAGTACAGGCTAATTCGTTAAAATAA
- a CDS encoding GNAT family N-acetyltransferase, which translates to MHSNLSVRELQEQDITLIADYWLKSDSEHLIGMGVDMAKLPTRQQLTQMLQAQLNAPLHEKQSYCVIWEVDSQAVGHSNINKIMFGEEAYMHLHMWRSDIRKQGLGSALVKMSLPYFFENLQLKTLYCEPYALNPAPNKTLQKVGFELEKEYITIPGSLNFEQPVKRWRLSYSKYKSQQEQTE; encoded by the coding sequence ATGCACAGCAACTTATCAGTAAGAGAACTCCAGGAGCAGGATATTACACTTATTGCGGATTACTGGCTAAAATCTGATTCGGAGCACCTTATAGGTATGGGAGTAGACATGGCTAAACTTCCTACCCGCCAGCAGCTTACCCAAATGCTGCAGGCACAGCTAAACGCACCACTCCACGAAAAGCAATCTTACTGTGTTATTTGGGAAGTGGATAGTCAGGCAGTAGGGCACTCTAATATAAACAAGATCATGTTTGGCGAAGAAGCTTACATGCACCTGCACATGTGGCGCTCAGATATTCGTAAACAGGGGCTAGGTTCAGCGCTTGTAAAAATGTCGTTGCCATACTTCTTCGAGAACCTGCAGTTAAAAACATTATATTGCGAACCTTATGCATTAAATCCCGCCCCGAACAAAACACTGCAAAAGGTAGGCTTTGAGCTGGAAAAAGAATATATAACCATACCCGGTTCCCTTAATTTTGAGCAGCCTGTAAAGCGTTGGCGGTTGAGCTATAGCAAGTATAAATCGCAGCAAGAACAAACAGAGTAA
- the ppk1 gene encoding polyphosphate kinase 1, which produces MLINKVSDQIKKSKYISRDLSWLRFNYRVLDQARDTNKSIFDRLKFLAITSSNLDEFFMIRVGSLYNYIDYGKERLDYSGLRELPFRKKLLDYSHRFVNDQYLTYNNELKPLFEKHGFDVLMVGELTEIEQKKVDSYFKNTIFPLLTPMVFDNYHGFPLLMNQLLTFGVVTRTDDEQKAQDRLTFVQIPQNLARFYEINRKDKIIFVPIEEIIRWKIKKLFRNVEIVSVNLFRITRNGDFTLEESDDIDADFVQEIKSKLKTRKKGRVVRVEVERNPSAFMMKILKERWIIDNANVFTINSLIDLRALWQIINHRQFKERCFKQPSSVMPLSLPSDGIDLFQYLKEHDVLLHHPYNSMEPVVQLLERAAEDPYVLGIKQTIYRLADQSRVTAALLKAAENGKHVSVLFEVKARFDEERNLREGEKLEKAGCFVIYGISKYKTHTKMMMIIRKEGEKVTRYVHIGSGNYNEQTARLYSDVSLLSTDEVYAHDVSEFFNVITGHSRPNEYKSLMTSPKGLRSQLIELIRNEARNAKRGFKSGIVIKINSLEDKEVMDEFYKASKAGVPIKLIVRGICCLRPGREDLSENIFVKSIVGEYLEHSRIYYFHNSGDPKVYSGSADVMVRSFDRRIEALFLILNEELKREAITILHYNLLDNYNSYIMREDGTYVKRRPAAGEDVIDIHKVFYNRSIYEHADIELV; this is translated from the coding sequence ATGCTTATAAATAAGGTTTCTGACCAGATAAAGAAAAGTAAATACATTAGCCGCGACCTGAGCTGGCTGCGCTTTAATTACCGTGTACTCGACCAGGCCCGCGACACTAATAAATCTATTTTCGACAGGCTGAAGTTTCTCGCCATTACATCCTCTAACCTGGATGAATTCTTTATGATCCGGGTGGGCAGCTTGTACAACTACATCGACTATGGTAAAGAGCGACTGGATTATTCAGGGTTGCGTGAACTGCCTTTCCGTAAAAAGCTTTTAGATTACTCGCACCGCTTTGTGAACGACCAGTACCTGACCTACAACAACGAGCTGAAGCCGCTTTTCGAGAAGCATGGTTTTGATGTGCTGATGGTTGGCGAACTGACCGAGATTGAGCAAAAGAAAGTAGACTCATACTTTAAGAATACTATTTTCCCGTTGCTTACGCCCATGGTATTTGATAACTACCATGGTTTCCCGTTGCTGATGAACCAACTGCTTACCTTTGGCGTGGTTACCCGCACCGACGATGAACAGAAGGCACAGGACCGTTTAACCTTTGTACAGATACCACAGAACCTGGCGCGTTTCTACGAGATCAACCGGAAGGACAAAATCATATTTGTGCCAATTGAGGAGATTATCCGCTGGAAGATAAAGAAGCTGTTCCGCAATGTGGAGATCGTATCGGTTAACCTGTTCCGGATTACGCGTAACGGCGATTTCACATTGGAAGAATCAGATGATATTGATGCTGACTTTGTACAGGAAATTAAATCTAAGCTGAAAACCCGTAAGAAAGGCCGCGTTGTACGTGTGGAAGTGGAGCGGAATCCATCAGCTTTTATGATGAAGATTCTGAAGGAGCGTTGGATCATAGATAATGCGAACGTTTTCACCATCAACAGCCTGATAGACCTGCGGGCACTTTGGCAGATCATCAACCACAGGCAATTTAAAGAAAGATGTTTTAAGCAGCCGTCATCGGTGATGCCTTTGAGCCTGCCAAGTGATGGCATCGACCTGTTCCAGTACCTGAAAGAGCACGATGTGTTGCTGCATCACCCGTACAACAGCATGGAGCCCGTAGTGCAGCTATTGGAGCGTGCCGCCGAAGACCCCTATGTGTTGGGTATAAAGCAAACTATTTACAGGTTAGCAGACCAAAGCCGGGTTACAGCTGCTCTGTTAAAAGCTGCTGAAAATGGTAAGCACGTATCGGTGTTGTTTGAGGTGAAAGCCCGCTTTGATGAAGAGCGCAACCTGCGCGAAGGGGAGAAGCTGGAGAAGGCCGGATGCTTTGTGATCTATGGTATCAGCAAGTATAAAACGCATACCAAAATGATGATGATCATACGGAAGGAAGGGGAGAAGGTAACGCGTTATGTACACATTGGAAGTGGTAATTATAACGAGCAAACAGCCCGCCTGTACTCTGATGTTAGTTTACTAAGTACTGACGAAGTATATGCACACGATGTGTCGGAATTTTTTAATGTAATTACCGGTCATTCGCGTCCGAATGAGTATAAATCGCTGATGACATCTCCGAAAGGGTTGCGTAGCCAGTTGATAGAACTCATCCGGAACGAAGCCCGCAATGCCAAACGAGGGTTTAAGAGCGGTATCGTTATCAAGATAAATTCCCTGGAAGACAAAGAAGTAATGGACGAATTTTATAAGGCATCTAAAGCAGGTGTTCCTATAAAACTGATCGTTCGTGGCATCTGCTGTCTGCGCCCGGGCCGTGAAGACCTAAGCGAGAATATATTTGTAAAATCTATAGTTGGGGAATACCTGGAGCACAGCAGAATCTACTATTTCCATAACAGCGGCGATCCGAAAGTATACAGCGGTAGTGCCGACGTAATGGTGCGTAGTTTCGATAGAAGGATAGAAGCGTTGTTCCTGATCCTAAATGAAGAATTGAAACGTGAGGCCATCACCATTCTGCACTATAACCTCTTGGATAACTATAACTCATACATTATGCGCGAAGACGGTACTTATGTAAAAAGACGCCCGGCGGCCGGAGAAGATGTTATCGATATCCATAAAGTGTTCTACAACCGAAGCATCTACGAACATGCAGATATAGAGCTGGTATAA